A single region of the Pseudomonas mandelii genome encodes:
- a CDS encoding DUF6124 family protein codes for MTLPRNDLSDMQMDTTLTSPKGNAAAQKALDYYLKPTVSEAVVEERFFDVNPAVSGEEALVHASDLLRCAAATAYESASNLHGASRDLAFSTVHMIDMAKAMIDRSLQGQRV; via the coding sequence ATGACGTTACCCCGCAATGACCTGTCGGATATGCAAATGGACACTACCCTCACCTCGCCCAAAGGCAACGCCGCCGCGCAAAAAGCCTTGGACTATTACTTGAAACCAACTGTGTCAGAAGCGGTGGTCGAGGAGCGATTTTTTGATGTGAACCCTGCGGTCAGCGGTGAAGAAGCGCTGGTGCATGCGTCGGATCTGTTGCGCTGTGCCGCAGCGACCGCCTACGAGTCGGCCAGCAACTTGCACGGCGCAAGTCGGGACCTGGCCTTTTCGACGGTGCATATGATCGATATGGCCAAGGCGATGATTGATCGTTCTTTACAGGGTCAGCGCGTTTGA